Proteins encoded within one genomic window of Oncorhynchus tshawytscha isolate Ot180627B linkage group LG02, Otsh_v2.0, whole genome shotgun sequence:
- the LOC112267058 gene encoding 1,25-dihydroxyvitamin D(3) 24-hydroxylase, mitochondrial, whose translation MRAQIQKVPQIVELLKKKTVGLQHFKPTSSVCVLDPKDATLVAPCRHSLPSQTQSLDSIPGPTNWPLFGSLIELLLKGGLQRQHNALMNYHKKFGKIFRMKLGSFESVHIGAPCLVEALYRKESAYPQRLEIKPWKAYRDLRDEAYGLLILEGEDWQRVRSTFQQKLMKPTEVAKLDGKINQVLADFVSRIGQVTDNGQFVDLYFELNKWSMETICLVLYDKRFGLLHDNVNEEAMTFITSIKTMMSTFGAMMVTPVELHKKLNTKTWQDHTTAWDRIFSTAKVYIDKKIKSHAGATGPSDDFLCDIYRHSHLSKKELYAAITELQIGGVETTANSMLWAIFNLSRNPCVQKKLLQEIREVLPASQTPSAKHLQRMPYIKACLKESMRLSPSVPFTSRTLDKDTVLGDYSIPKGTVLMINSHAQGANEEYFHDSSRFKPERWLKESSTINPFAHVPFGVGKRMCIGRRLAELQLQLALCWVIRDYEIVATDSEPVETIHSGTLVPNRELPVAFIRR comes from the exons ATGAGGGCACAAATCCAAAAGGTACCACAGATAGTAGAATTGTTAAAAAAGAAAACGGTTGGTTTGCAGCACTTCAAGCCAACATCTTCAGTGTGCGTCCTGGACCCGAAGGATGCTACATTGGTTGCGCCTTGTCGACACAGTCTTCCCTCGCAGACTCAGAGCCTGGACTCGATACCTGGACCCACCAACTGGCCCTTATTTGGCAGTTTGATAGAACTACTACTCAAAGGAGGGCTGCAAAGACAACACAATGCATTG ATGAATTACCATAAGAAATTCGGAAAGATTTTCCGGATGAAACTCGGCTCCTTTGAATCGGTCCATATTGGCGCACCTTGCTTAGTGGAGGCACTCTACAGAAAGGAGAGCGCTTACCCACAGCGTCTGGAGATCAAACCCTGGAAAGCATACCGAGACTTAAGAGACGAGGCATATGGACTTCTTATTCT GGAAGGGGAAGACTGGCAAAGGGTGAGAAGCACGTTTCAGCAGAAACTGATGAAACCCACAGAAGTCGCGAAACTTGATGGAAAAATAAACCAG GTGTTGGCCGATTTCGTTAGTAGAATTGGGCAAGTGACTGACAATGGACAATTTGTGGACTTGTACTTCGAATTGAATAAATGGTCAATGGAGA CCATTTGCTTAGTGCTCTACGACAAACGCTTCGGACTTCTGCATGACAATGTCAACGAGGAGGCTATGACCTTTATCACATCCATAAAGACG ATGATGAGCACATTTGGCGCCATGATGGTCACGCCAGTGGAGCTCCACAAAAAACTGAACACCAAAACATGGCAGGACCACACCACGGCATGGGACCGTATATTCAGTACAG CCAAAGTCTACATAGACAAGAAGATAAAGAGCCATGCAGGGGCAACAGGACCCAGTGACGACTTCCTGTGTGACATCTACCGCCACAGTCACCTGTCCAAGAAAGAGCTGTACGCCGCCATCACAGAGCTCCAGATCGGAGGAGTGGAGACG ACTGCCAACAGCATGCTGTGGgctattttcaacctctcccgtAACCCCTGCGTTCAGAAGAAGCTGCTCCAAGAAATCAGAGAGGTTCTGCCTGCTAGTCAGACTCCCAGTGCCAAGCACCTCCAGAGAATGCCCTACATCAAGGCCTGCCTCAAAGAATCCATGAG GTTATCGCCGTCAGTTCCCTTCACGAGTCGGACCTTAGACAAAGACACTGTGTTGGGGGATTACTCCATTCCCAAGGGG aCAGTGTTGATGATCAACAGCCATGCTCAGGGTGCCAATGAGGAATACTTCCACGACAGCAGCCGGTTTAAACCAGAGCGTTGGCTTAAAGAGAGCAGTACCATCAACCCCTTTGCCCATGTGCCGTTTGGTGTTGGGAAGAGGATGTGTATTGGGCGGCGTCTGGCAGAGCTACAGCTGCAGTTGGCACTCTGCTGG GTCATCAGAGATTATGAAATTGTGGCGACAGATAGTGAACCAGTTGAAACTATCCATTCGGGGACGCTTGTTCCCAACCGTGAACTCCCTGTGGCTTTCATTAGACGATGA